Proteins from one Pagrus major chromosome 1, Pma_NU_1.0 genomic window:
- the LOC141002657 gene encoding serum response factor-like isoform X2 → MLAASGAGMGTRTGAGRAGNGAGLGSLSVNTAAPGPDTDIDRDYSTEVVYSGSDPDSDSGDDEDTAGSGGDRRGVKRERSEREVGHQSAASSAGLSGGYGGVSPGAPGAKPGKKTRGRVKIKMEFIDNKLRRYTTFSKRKTGIMKKAYELSTLTGTQVLLLVASETGHVYTFATRKLQPMITSETGKALIQTCLNSPDSPPRSDPSSDQRMSATGFEETDLTYQVSEADGCPEVAKDLIKPAFTMSNLPGTTQSTPSSSSSSSSTSVSMQVQTSAPSWQPSSTNGTVLKTSAGVVLPGGFTLMSGGGVSQQLQTFQVQTSSHQTSTNQSSSDIHNPASSTASLPASISSSSSSSSVAGHMMYPGGHTVMYATPTPSLGDGSLTVLNTFPPPGHAQSHDPGSLPQVFLTSLPPVTAQIPVSAVQLHPMVISQQSSSSNLTELQVVSLDVHQSKDD, encoded by the exons ATGCTGGCGGCGAGCGGAGCCGGAATGGGCACCAGAACCGGAGCCGGGCGTGCGGGTAACGGAGCCGGGCTCGGCAGCCTCTCCGTGAACACGGCAGCACCGGGACCGGACACAGACATCGACAGAGACTACAGCACCGAGGTGGTCTACAGCGGCTCCGACCCGGACTCCGACTCCGGGGACGATGAAGACACGGCGGGTTcaggcggggacaggagaggcgtGAAGCGGGAGAGGAGCGAGCGGGAGGTCGGGCACCAGTCCGCGGCCTCCTCCGCAGGGCTGAGCGGGGGCTACGGCGGCGTCAGCCCCGGAGCGCCGGGAGCCAAACCCGGCAAGAAAACCCGCGGGAGGGTGAAGATCAAGATGGAGTTCATCGACAACAAGCTGCGCAGATACACGACGTTCAGCAAGAGGAAGACCGGCATCATGAAGAAG GCGTACGAGCTGTCCACGCTGACCGGTActcaggtgctgctgctggtcgcCAGTGAGACAGGTCACGTGTACACGTTCGCCACCAGGAAGCTGCAGCCGATGATCACGTCAGAGACGGGCAAAGCTCTGATCCAGACATGCCTCAACTCTCCAGACTCGCCGCCTCGCTCAGACCCTTCCTCCGATCAGAGGATGAGCGCCACAGGCTTTGAGGAGACTGACCTCACCTACCAGGTGTCTGAGGCCGACGGCTGCCCCGAGGTCGCCAAG GATCTCATCAAACCAGCGTTCACCATGTCCAACCTGCCCGGCACCACACAGTccaccccttcctcctcctcctcctcctcctccacctcagtgTCCATGCAGGTGCAGACCAGCGCCCCCTCCTGGCAGCCTTCCTCCACCAACGGGACGGTGCTGAAGACATCAGCTGGTGTCGTACTTCCTGGTGGCTTCACCTTGATGTCAG gaggCGGAGTctctcagcagctgcagacCTTCCAGGTGCAGACCAGCAGTCATCAGACTtccaccaatcagagcagctcagacaTACACAACCCCGCCTCCTCCACAG CCAGTCTTCCTGCCTccatcagctcctcctcctcctcctcctcagtggcCGGTCACATGATGTACCCCGGCGGTCACACAGTAATGTACGCCACGCCGACGCCCTCGCTCGGCGACGGCAGCCTCACTGTCCTCAACACCTTCCCCCCGCCAGGCCACGCCCAGTCACATGACCCAG GTTCTCTCCCGCAGGTCTTCCTCACGTCTCTTCCTCCAGTCACTGCTCAGATCCCGGTTTCTGCAGTCCAACTCCACCCG ATGGTCATCagtcagcagagcagcagcagcaacttgACAGAGCTGCAGGTCGTCAGTCTGGACGTCCATCAATCAAAAGACGACtga
- the LOC141002657 gene encoding serum response factor-like isoform X1 encodes MLAASGAGMGTRTGAGRAGNGAGLGSLSVNTAAPGPDTDIDRDYSTEVVYSGSDPDSDSGDDEDTAGSGGDRRGVKRERSEREVGHQSAASSAGLSGGYGGVSPGAPGAKPGKKTRGRVKIKMEFIDNKLRRYTTFSKRKTGIMKKAYELSTLTGTQVLLLVASETGHVYTFATRKLQPMITSETGKALIQTCLNSPDSPPRSDPSSDQRMSATGFEETDLTYQVSEADGCPEVAKDLIKPAFTMSNLPGTTQSTPSSSSSSSSTSVSMQVQTSAPSWQPSSTNGTVLKTSAGVVLPGGFTLMSGASLPPGTHTIPLSQLQGQPLAIQGSVAPSPASTLHAPPTQPTTLLRLPATVSLSGGGVSQQLQTFQVQTSSHQTSTNQSSSDIHNPASSTASLPASISSSSSSSSVAGHMMYPGGHTVMYATPTPSLGDGSLTVLNTFPPPGHAQSHDPGSLPQVFLTSLPPVTAQIPVSAVQLHPMVISQQSSSSNLTELQVVSLDVHQSKDD; translated from the exons ATGCTGGCGGCGAGCGGAGCCGGAATGGGCACCAGAACCGGAGCCGGGCGTGCGGGTAACGGAGCCGGGCTCGGCAGCCTCTCCGTGAACACGGCAGCACCGGGACCGGACACAGACATCGACAGAGACTACAGCACCGAGGTGGTCTACAGCGGCTCCGACCCGGACTCCGACTCCGGGGACGATGAAGACACGGCGGGTTcaggcggggacaggagaggcgtGAAGCGGGAGAGGAGCGAGCGGGAGGTCGGGCACCAGTCCGCGGCCTCCTCCGCAGGGCTGAGCGGGGGCTACGGCGGCGTCAGCCCCGGAGCGCCGGGAGCCAAACCCGGCAAGAAAACCCGCGGGAGGGTGAAGATCAAGATGGAGTTCATCGACAACAAGCTGCGCAGATACACGACGTTCAGCAAGAGGAAGACCGGCATCATGAAGAAG GCGTACGAGCTGTCCACGCTGACCGGTActcaggtgctgctgctggtcgcCAGTGAGACAGGTCACGTGTACACGTTCGCCACCAGGAAGCTGCAGCCGATGATCACGTCAGAGACGGGCAAAGCTCTGATCCAGACATGCCTCAACTCTCCAGACTCGCCGCCTCGCTCAGACCCTTCCTCCGATCAGAGGATGAGCGCCACAGGCTTTGAGGAGACTGACCTCACCTACCAGGTGTCTGAGGCCGACGGCTGCCCCGAGGTCGCCAAG GATCTCATCAAACCAGCGTTCACCATGTCCAACCTGCCCGGCACCACACAGTccaccccttcctcctcctcctcctcctcctccacctcagtgTCCATGCAGGTGCAGACCAGCGCCCCCTCCTGGCAGCCTTCCTCCACCAACGGGACGGTGCTGAAGACATCAGCTGGTGTCGTACTTCCTGGTGGCTTCACCTTGATGTCAG GTGCCTCGCTGCCCCCCGGGACACACACCATCCCCCTCAGCCAGCTGCAGGGCCAGCCTCTGGCCATCCAGGGCTCCGTGGCCCCCAGCCCCGCCTCCACGCTGCACGCTCCGCCCACACAGCCCACCACGCTGCTCCGCCTCCCCGCCACCGTGTCACTGTCAG gaggCGGAGTctctcagcagctgcagacCTTCCAGGTGCAGACCAGCAGTCATCAGACTtccaccaatcagagcagctcagacaTACACAACCCCGCCTCCTCCACAG CCAGTCTTCCTGCCTccatcagctcctcctcctcctcctcctcagtggcCGGTCACATGATGTACCCCGGCGGTCACACAGTAATGTACGCCACGCCGACGCCCTCGCTCGGCGACGGCAGCCTCACTGTCCTCAACACCTTCCCCCCGCCAGGCCACGCCCAGTCACATGACCCAG GTTCTCTCCCGCAGGTCTTCCTCACGTCTCTTCCTCCAGTCACTGCTCAGATCCCGGTTTCTGCAGTCCAACTCCACCCG ATGGTCATCagtcagcagagcagcagcagcaacttgACAGAGCTGCAGGTCGTCAGTCTGGACGTCCATCAATCAAAAGACGACtga